A genomic segment from Glycine soja cultivar W05 chromosome 20, ASM419377v2, whole genome shotgun sequence encodes:
- the LOC114402315 gene encoding myb family transcription factor PHL8-like produces MDLQNVQNQSMMRLVLSTDAKPRLKWTPELHQRFTEAINQLGGAEKATPKSLMRVMGIPGLTLYHLKSHLQKYRLGKSQPLETCSDNKQEGYSEIQNSDGHCSKEISIGTQNQMTESLKIAEALQMQMEVQRKLYEQIEVQKHLQLRIEAQGKYLQSVLTKAHEALARHSSSTTGVELAKFELSLLVSIINNACPSSPISELTETRGLSLNCGERKQDRGTMCSLESSLTSSESSEQQHIMDEAENPQKFDGVSVELPLMSIHPAEVKAFKGDTSVDGRKRSAETDSDHCVDQPCGNKKLRKSEVSQMLDLNSQYQRDIDSSVKEIDLNFSSSF; encoded by the exons atggaTCTGCAAAATGTGCAAAACCAAAGCATGATGCGTTTGGTTCTGTCCACTGATGCCAAGCCTAGGCTGAAATGGACTCCTGAGCTTCACCAACGGTTCACTGAGGCTATTAATCAGCTTGGAGGTGCAGAAA AGGCAACTCCTAAGAGTCTGATGAGAGTGATGGGGATTCCAGGACTCACTTTGTACCACCTCAAGAGCCATTTACAG AAATATAGGCTTGGGAAAAGCCAACCACTAGAAACCTGTTCTGACAACAAGCAAGAAG GTTACAGTGAAATCCAGAACAGTGATGGTCATTGCAGCAAGGAAATCAGCATTGGGACCCAGAATCAGATGACTGA AAGCTTGAAGATTGCTGAGGCTCTCCAAATGCAAATGGAAGTACAAAGAAAACTCTATGAACAAATTGAG GTACAAAAACATTTGCAGCTTAGGATTGAAGCTCAAGGGAAGTACTTACAATCAGTGCTAACAAAGGCACATGAAGCACTTGCAAGACACAGTTCTTCCACAACTGGTGTAGAACTTGCAAAATTTGAACTTTCTCTGTTAGTGTCAATAATCAATAATGCATGTCCAAGCTCTCCAATTTCAGAACTCACAGAAACACGAGGGTTAAGTTTGAACTGTGGAGAGAGGAAACAAGACAGAGGAACCATGTGTTCACTTGAAAGCTCTTTGACATCATCTGAAAGCTCTGAACAACAACACATCATGGATGAGGCAGAAAACCCTCAAAAGTTTGATGGTGTTTCAGTTGAATTGCCGTTGATGTCCATTCATCCAGCAGAAGTTAAAGCATTCAAGGGAGATACAAGTGTTGATGGGAGAAAGAGAAGTGCAGAAACTGATTCTGATCATTGTGTTGATCAACCTTGTGGCAACAAGAAGTTGAGGAAATCTGAAGTGTCACAAATGCTTGACTTGAACAGCCAATACCAGAGAGACATTGACTCAAGTGTGAAAGAAATAGATTTAAATTTCAGTTCAAGCTTTTAG